A stretch of DNA from Methylosinus sp. LW4:
CATCTGCGCAAGGCGGAGGATTTCGTCTTCAACACGGGCGTCATCGGCTATCGGCTGAAGGACACGCAGGCCCCCAATTTCCAGGGCGCGGCCATCTGGCGCTACAGCGACACCAATAAGGTCTATTTCAACGTCTCCGACCGCGAGCGCTTCCCGACGATCTTCGAGCGTTTCAGCTCGCGCTTCGGCGGCGCCACCTCCAACCCCGGCCTGACGCCGGAGCGCGCGATCAATTTCGACATCGGCTGGGCCAGCGAGTTCGCGCCGGGCAGCCGCATTCAATTGGACGCCTTCCACTCCATCGTCCGCAATCTGATCCAATCCGTTCCGGTTCCCGCCTATGGCGCGGGCGTCACCCAGAGCCAGAATGTCGGCGACGGCAGCTTCTGGGGCGGGGAGGTCACGGTCGATTATCGCGCCTCCGACGAGCTGTCGCTGGGCGGCAATCTGACGCTGATGCGCCGCTCGGTCTATGCGCCGTACATTCTCAACTTCCAGCCGACAGGCGTGCCGGACGGCAAGATGTTCCTCTACGCCGGCTGGCGGCCGCTCGAAGGGCTGACGCTGACGCCCAATGTCGAGATGAACAGCAATCGCTGGACCTCGAACACGGCAGGGACGATCTATTACCGGACCGGCGCCAATTTCCTGGTCAATTTCACGGCGGAATATCAGCTCTGCCCGAACATGAAGCTCGAAGGTGGCGTGCGCAACATGTTCGACACCGCCTACACCTTCACCGACGGCTATCCAGAGGCGGGACGCAGCTTCTTCCTCGGCGCCAAGGCGACTTTCTGAGGCTCGCGCGGGGCTGGCCGTGCGCCGGCCGGCCCCGACAGCGACGCTTTGCAAGCGGGCGCGGCGCGGCTACCAATGGGGAAAAGGGGCGCGGGTGATTCGTTTTCGCCGCGTTCCCGCTCTGGCCGGCGCCGACCCATGGCGATCCGGCGGCTCCTTCGGATGGCCCCATGACCAAATTCGCGCTCGACGCCCTCGATCTCGCCGCGCTTCTCTCCTCCCGCGTCTGCCATGACGTGATCTCGCCCGTCGGCGCCATCGTCAACGGGCTGGAGGTGCTGGAGGAGGAGAAGGACGCCGAGATGCGCGGCCATGCGCTGGCGCTCATCAAATCCAGCGCGGCGGAAGCCTCCGCCCGGCTGCAGTTCTGCCGCCTCGCCTTCGGCGCCGCCGGCTCCAAGGGCGCCGAGATCGACACCGGCGACGCCGAGCATGTGACCCGCCAGCTGCTCGCCGACGAGCGCACCAAGCTCGAATGGAGCGTGCCGCGCGTGCTGATGTCGAAGAACAAGGTGAAGCTGCTGCTCAATCTGTGCCTGATCGCCGATGCGGCGATTCCGCGCGGCGGCGTCATTTCCGTCGCCTCCAGCGGCGAGCGCGACGAGATTTCCTTCACGCTGGAAGCCAAAGGCGTGAACGCCCGCATCGCCGCGGCGATCCCCGCCCTGCTGGCCGGCGAGCCGGAAGAGGGCGTCGTCGACGCGCGCGCCATTCAGGCCTATTACGCCGGCCTCGTCGCCCAGGCGAGCGGGCTCGACGTCGTGATCTCCGCGCAGCCGGAGCATGTCACCATCACCGCCCGCCCGGCCGCCGCGCAGGCGGAAGAAGAGACCGAGACCAAGGCGGCGCTCGAGGCCTGACGAGCTCGAGCGCGGGGATTTCAGTTCTCTTAACCAGAATGCGTCAAGAATGGCGTCGACGCCGCTCGCGCGGCCTGAGACGAACGACGCCATGGATGAGCTTCTCAACGATTTCCTCGTCGAGACCGCCGAGCACATAGATGCGGCGACGATGGAGCTCGTCTGTCTCGAGAAGGACCCCGGCGATCAGGCGCTCATCGCCAGCCTCTTTCGCCATGTGCACACGATCAAAGGCACCAGCGGCTTCTTGAAGCTGCCGCGCGTCGGCCGGCTGACCCATTCGACCGAGGCGCTCATCGGCGCCTTGCGGGACGGCGCGCCGATGAGCGCCGCGCATGTCACGCTGATCTTCGCCGCAGTGGACCGGCTGAAGGATATTCTCGCCGAAATGGGCCGCTCCGAGGAGGAGCCGGCGGGCGACGACGACGAGCTGGTCGCCGCCCTGGAGCAGGCGACGCGCCGCGCCCGCCTCGGCGAGGAGGAGCCCAAGGACGCCGCGGAGACGAGCGCCGCCGCGCAGACGGAAACGCCGGCCTCCCGCGCCGCCGCGACGCCCGGCGAGGCCCATGCGGCCAGCGTCGCCCATATCGGCGAGACGGTGCGCGTCTCGGTCAATGTGCTCGATCGGCTGATGGGCATCGTCTCCGAGCTCGTCTCCACCCGCAATCGCCTGCTCGAATTGTCGAGCGCCTGGGCGGGCGGCGACGAGGCCATGAGCAGCACGGTGCAGACGCTCTCCAACATCACCAGCGATCTGCAGGATGCGGTGATGAGCGCGCGCATGCAGCCGGTGGGACGGCTGTTCTCGACGCTGCCGCGTCTGGTGCGCGATCTCGCCTTCGATCTCGGCAAGAAGATCGTCGTCACGACGGAAGGCTCGGATACGGAGCTGGACCGGCAGGTGATCGAGCTGATCCGCGCGCCGCTCACGCACATCATCCGCAATTGCGCCGACCATGGCATAGAATCGCCGGCCGAGCGCGCGCGCATCGGCAAGAGCGAGACGGGCGTCATCTCCGTGCGCGCCGCCTATGACGCCGGCCAGATCATCATCGACATCGCCGACGACGGCCGCGGGCTCGACGCCGCGCGCATCCATTCCAAAGCCTTGGCGCTCGGCCTCGTCTCGGAAGCCGATATCACCAAGCTCGGCGACGCCGAGCTGTTCGAGCTGGTCTTCATGCCCGGCTTCTCGACCGCCGATGGCGTCACCAAGGTCTCCGGCCGCGGCGTCGGCATGGATGTGGTGCGCGAGAATATTCAGTCGATCGGCGGCTCCGTCTCGCTGACCTCGCGCTATGGCCGCGGAGCCTGCGTCACGCTGCGCATTCCGCTGACGCTCGCCATCACGCCGGCGCTGATTCTCACCAGCAATGGCGCGCGCTTCGCCATTCCGCAAATGACGGTCGTCGAGCTCGTCGGCGTCGGCCGCGGCTTCGAACATGCGATCCAATATATCCATGACGCGCCGGTGCTGCGCCTGCGCAATGACGTGCTTCCGCTGGTCGATCTCGCGGCGACGCTCGGCCTCGGCCGCCCGGCGCAGGAGGAGACGCGCGACGGCTTCGTCGTCGTGCTGCGCGTCGGCAGCGCGCGCTTCGGCCTGCTGGTGGAGACGATCGCCGATGTGCAGGAGATCGTCATCGAGCCGCTGGTGAGCGCGCTGGCGCGGCTCGGCGTCTTCTCCGGCCAGACGATTCTCGGCGACGGCTCGGTGGTGCTCATTCTCGATCCCGCGGCGCTGCTCGATCACGCCGGGCTGCAGCGGCTGGCCGAGCGCCCGGCCGAAGCGACGACGCCGGAAGTCTTCGTCCCGCGCGCGGAGAAGACGCGCATCATCCTCGTCAAGGCCGGCCCCGGCCCGCTGAAAGCGCTGCCTCTGTCGCTGGTGCTGCGCATAGAGGATGTGCCGCGCGAGCGGCTGATCGCCTCGGACGGCGCCTTCGTCATGGCCTATCGCGACAGCCTGCTGCCGATCATTCCGGCGACCTCGGACATGTCGCTCGACCGCGACGCCTATCCCATTCTCGTGCTGTCGGGAGCGGGCCAGTCCATGGGCCTGCTCACCGAGGAGATCATCGACGTCACCGACGAGATTCTCGACCTGCAGCGAGAGAGCGATTCGGCGCATATTCTCGGCTCCATCCAGCTCGGCGGCGAGGTCGTCGAATTTTTGGACGCCACCTATTTCATGCGCATCGCCTGCCCGGCCGCCGTGGCGCGCGGCGTCAACAAGCGGCATCGCATTCTGCTGGTCGACGACAAGGCCTTCTTCCGCGACATGCTGGCGCCCATACTCGGCTCGGCCGGCTATGACGTGACCACCGCCGCCTCGGCGCCGGAGGCCCTCTCCTTCCTGCGCAAGGGCCTGTCGGTCGAGGCGGTGGTGACGGACACCGACATGCCGGAGATGGACGGCTATAATTTCGCCCGCGCGCTGCATGCGCTGCCCGGCCTCGCCGATCTGCCGGTGGTGGCGCTCGCGGCCCAGGCGGCGCCCAGCGTGCTCGCGGCGGCCGAGGCCTGCGGCATCGCCGCCGTCGCCGGCAAGTTCGATCGGCGCGCGCTCATCGAATGCGTCGGCCGGCTGCTCGACAAGGCGGACACCGCGCCGCGCGATCTCGAATTGCGCATCATGTCGGAGCTCGCCGCATGACCCAGACGCAACGCGACGCGAGCGGGCGCCGCCGGCAGAGCGACGCGCCCAAGGAGCAGTCGCGCAACTTTACGATAAAGGTGCGCGGCCAGACCTTCGGCCTGCCGGTGGAATGCGTGAAGACGATCTTCCACATCGATCAGGTGACGCCGGTGCCGCTGGCCCCGCGCGAGATCGCCGGCCTCGCCAATCTGCGCGGCCGCATCGTGACCGCGCTGCGGCTGGACCGCTGCCTCGACATCGACGAGGGCGACCGCTCCGATTCCAATCTCGCCGTCTGCATCGAGCACAATGGCGAGCGCTATGCTCTGCTCATCGACGAGACCGGCGACGTCGTCACCTGCGAGGAGGACGACCGCATTCTCTGCCCGACCCATGTCGGCCAGCAATTCGTCGACGCCACCAACGCCTGCTACCGGCTCGACGACGATTTTCTCCCCATACTCGACATAGCCGCGCTGGTCCGGCGCCTGTCGAGAGCGACCGAGACCGGCGGCCGCGACGGCCATGCGAGAGACGCATCCCGAGGAGTAGACATATGAAGCAGATTCTGGTCGTCGACGATTCCGCGGTCATCCGCAAGGTCGCGCGCCGCATTCTCGAAGGGATGCAATTCTCCACCGTGGAGGCGGAGAACGGCCGCAAGGCGCTGGTCGCCTGCGAGCAATCCATGCCGGACGCCATATTGCTGGACTGGAACATGCCGGAGATGGACGGCGTCGAGTTCCTGCGCGCGCTGCGCAAGATGCCGGGCGGCGGCGCGCCGAAAGTGGTGTTCTGCACCACGGAGAATGAGGCGAGCTATATCGCCCAGGCGATGGATGCGGGCGCCGACGAATATATAATGAAGCCCTTCGACCAGCATGTGGTGCGCGCCAAGCTCGAGGACGTCGGCGTCATCTGAGCGGGCGCGCCGCGACGGGACATG
This window harbors:
- the chpT gene encoding histidine phosphotransferase ChpT — protein: MTKFALDALDLAALLSSRVCHDVISPVGAIVNGLEVLEEEKDAEMRGHALALIKSSAAEASARLQFCRLAFGAAGSKGAEIDTGDAEHVTRQLLADERTKLEWSVPRVLMSKNKVKLLLNLCLIADAAIPRGGVISVASSGERDEISFTLEAKGVNARIAAAIPALLAGEPEEGVVDARAIQAYYAGLVAQASGLDVVISAQPEHVTITARPAAAQAEEETETKAALEA
- a CDS encoding hybrid sensor histidine kinase/response regulator; this encodes MDELLNDFLVETAEHIDAATMELVCLEKDPGDQALIASLFRHVHTIKGTSGFLKLPRVGRLTHSTEALIGALRDGAPMSAAHVTLIFAAVDRLKDILAEMGRSEEEPAGDDDELVAALEQATRRARLGEEEPKDAAETSAAAQTETPASRAAATPGEAHAASVAHIGETVRVSVNVLDRLMGIVSELVSTRNRLLELSSAWAGGDEAMSSTVQTLSNITSDLQDAVMSARMQPVGRLFSTLPRLVRDLAFDLGKKIVVTTEGSDTELDRQVIELIRAPLTHIIRNCADHGIESPAERARIGKSETGVISVRAAYDAGQIIIDIADDGRGLDAARIHSKALALGLVSEADITKLGDAELFELVFMPGFSTADGVTKVSGRGVGMDVVRENIQSIGGSVSLTSRYGRGACVTLRIPLTLAITPALILTSNGARFAIPQMTVVELVGVGRGFEHAIQYIHDAPVLRLRNDVLPLVDLAATLGLGRPAQEETRDGFVVVLRVGSARFGLLVETIADVQEIVIEPLVSALARLGVFSGQTILGDGSVVLILDPAALLDHAGLQRLAERPAEATTPEVFVPRAEKTRIILVKAGPGPLKALPLSLVLRIEDVPRERLIASDGAFVMAYRDSLLPIIPATSDMSLDRDAYPILVLSGAGQSMGLLTEEIIDVTDEILDLQRESDSAHILGSIQLGGEVVEFLDATYFMRIACPAAVARGVNKRHRILLVDDKAFFRDMLAPILGSAGYDVTTAASAPEALSFLRKGLSVEAVVTDTDMPEMDGYNFARALHALPGLADLPVVALAAQAAPSVLAAAEACGIAAVAGKFDRRALIECVGRLLDKADTAPRDLELRIMSELAA
- a CDS encoding chemotaxis protein CheW, with translation MTQTQRDASGRRRQSDAPKEQSRNFTIKVRGQTFGLPVECVKTIFHIDQVTPVPLAPREIAGLANLRGRIVTALRLDRCLDIDEGDRSDSNLAVCIEHNGERYALLIDETGDVVTCEEDDRILCPTHVGQQFVDATNACYRLDDDFLPILDIAALVRRLSRATETGGRDGHARDASRGVDI
- a CDS encoding response regulator: MKQILVVDDSAVIRKVARRILEGMQFSTVEAENGRKALVACEQSMPDAILLDWNMPEMDGVEFLRALRKMPGGGAPKVVFCTTENEASYIAQAMDAGADEYIMKPFDQHVVRAKLEDVGVI